The following proteins are co-located in the Fimbriiglobus ruber genome:
- a CDS encoding helix-turn-helix transcriptional regulator — MWAVRADDRDPRPWIAGAVVCPALARREIRHTGVGRMKLPFEIVRTKLGGSYFLACFGGEGRVLVDGRWTRCSPGEAFLLPPGTLHAFRGTGREGWDHCWVRYQEAAGHAPLAAAQTPVLAEFDPEPLKSAILGLYHEARGAAHPAAIDHWCDLVHLYVLRFAQPATMDGRVLRLWELVAADLARAWSATDLAAEAHLGEKQLQRLCVRHLGRTPHQHLIWLRMRRAAELLADGAKVGAAAARVGYQNPFVFSSTFKRVIGCSPSEYPARKR; from the coding sequence ATGTGGGCCGTTCGGGCGGACGACCGCGACCCCCGCCCGTGGATCGCCGGGGCGGTCGTCTGCCCCGCTCTGGCCCGTCGGGAAATCCGGCACACCGGTGTCGGGCGAATGAAACTGCCGTTCGAGATCGTTCGGACGAAGCTCGGCGGCAGTTACTTCCTCGCCTGTTTCGGCGGCGAGGGCAGGGTACTGGTCGACGGCCGGTGGACGCGGTGCAGCCCTGGTGAAGCGTTTCTGCTCCCGCCGGGCACGCTGCACGCCTTCCGCGGGACGGGCCGCGAGGGCTGGGACCACTGCTGGGTCCGCTACCAGGAGGCGGCCGGCCACGCACCACTGGCCGCGGCGCAAACGCCGGTGCTGGCGGAATTCGACCCGGAGCCACTGAAATCAGCCATTCTCGGCCTTTATCACGAAGCCCGCGGGGCCGCCCACCCGGCCGCCATCGACCACTGGTGCGACCTCGTTCACCTCTATGTTCTCCGATTCGCCCAGCCGGCGACAATGGACGGCCGCGTCTTACGGCTCTGGGAACTGGTCGCGGCCGACCTGGCCCGGGCGTGGTCCGCGACCGACCTCGCGGCGGAGGCCCACCTGGGCGAAAAGCAACTCCAGCGGCTATGCGTCCGCCACCTGGGTCGCACGCCCCACCAGCACCTGATTTGGCTGAGGATGCGGCGGGCGGCCGAGTTGCTGGCGGACGGGGCGAAGGTCGGCGCGGCCGCGGCGCGGGTGGGGTATCAGAACCCGTTCGTGTTCTCGTCCACCTTCAAGCGCGTGATTGGGTGCAGTCCGTCCGAATACCCGGCGAGGAAAAGGTGA
- a CDS encoding acyl-CoA dehydrogenase family protein, translating to MSAFDPAKLAADVEAFCTELRPLEELCYVEHKYNDQLPVLAKKHNLLGMNVLPEYGGRGADAVSYFRGLARIGREGTGPRTFFSGHLSIGAYPIQTWGSDALRRKYLPAACRGEQVLAFGLTEPDAGSNPREMTSTYEKKGDYYLLNGVKYLISNGSVANAVVVFAYPRDTSKARRISAFVVDTASAGFVAETLTAKMGMPTSNTAMFEMTDVRVPAENLLGAEGEGFRIAMGTLVSGRLSVAAGCLGVIEDCLTEVIEYSKLRSQHGKPIAKHQLVQDHIAHIEVGRIASDALLIRAAEAKEQSTINPGDAALAAAADGLAARAKFFITNAAWDAADRAVQVFGGRGWSTLYRPGRHLMDVRVCRIYEGTDEILKLKIAANVLGKEYEAFS from the coding sequence ATGTCCGCGTTCGACCCCGCGAAGCTGGCTGCCGACGTCGAGGCGTTCTGCACGGAACTGCGCCCGCTCGAAGAACTTTGCTACGTAGAGCATAAGTACAACGACCAGCTCCCCGTCCTGGCTAAAAAGCACAACCTGCTCGGGATGAACGTCTTGCCCGAGTACGGCGGCCGCGGGGCCGACGCGGTGAGCTACTTCCGCGGGCTCGCCCGGATCGGCCGCGAGGGGACCGGGCCGCGCACGTTCTTCTCCGGGCACCTGTCGATCGGGGCTTACCCGATCCAGACCTGGGGCAGCGACGCCCTCCGGCGGAAGTATCTGCCCGCCGCCTGCCGCGGGGAACAAGTTCTCGCGTTCGGGCTGACCGAACCGGACGCCGGCAGTAACCCCCGCGAGATGACCTCGACCTACGAGAAGAAGGGCGATTACTACCTGCTCAACGGAGTGAAATACCTCATCTCGAACGGCAGCGTCGCGAACGCGGTCGTCGTATTCGCATACCCCCGCGATACGAGTAAGGCTCGCCGCATCAGCGCGTTCGTCGTGGACACGGCCAGCGCCGGGTTCGTCGCCGAGACACTCACGGCCAAGATGGGCATGCCCACGTCGAATACCGCCATGTTCGAAATGACCGACGTGCGTGTGCCGGCGGAAAACCTGCTCGGGGCCGAGGGCGAGGGCTTTCGCATCGCGATGGGAACGCTTGTCAGCGGCCGACTCAGCGTGGCCGCCGGGTGCCTCGGCGTGATCGAAGACTGCCTGACCGAAGTGATCGAATACAGCAAACTCCGTAGCCAGCATGGCAAGCCGATCGCCAAACACCAGCTCGTTCAGGACCACATCGCCCACATCGAGGTCGGTCGCATAGCAAGTGACGCCCTCCTGATCCGGGCGGCCGAAGCGAAAGAGCAGTCGACGATTAACCCGGGTGACGCTGCTCTCGCAGCTGCGGCCGACGGGCTTGCCGCGCGGGCGAAGTTCTTCATCACCAACGCCGCCTGGGACGCCGCCGATCGGGCGGTTCAAGTGTTCGGAGGCCGCGGGTGGTCGACCCTTTACCGCCCAGGCCGACACCTCATGGACGTGCGCGTCTGCCGGATTTATGAGGGGACGGACGAGATTCTGAAGCTGAAAATCGCGGCTAACGTCCTCGGCAAAGAATACGAGGCATTTTCGTAA